The proteins below come from a single Mesobacillus jeotgali genomic window:
- a CDS encoding metal-dependent hydrolase produces the protein MDSITHTLFGLALYGAVDKKHMEKSQKRAYLLTAVGASQIPDIDVISQLWDNEGLYQMWHRGITHSIFLTPIWAALFILLSFLLFRVKDAKLFFLGWLAVIIHNTSDLFNAWGTGYLEPFSNIRITFGTIPIIDFVFWVILGTAFVASRFNKVKSPAYFKLAWVFIALHIIIQSIQGWVLYNQYEENYDQIALSAGFVPWTFTVIAKNEGEVNIYQDNLFTERKLQYELTSAENADLNALFAEKPEAKTLTEWSPFVVIVDDGDRLGVYDPRFYRNGQSFLFEYIDKTQ, from the coding sequence ATGGATTCAATTACACATACACTTTTCGGTTTAGCCTTATATGGTGCCGTTGATAAAAAACATATGGAAAAATCCCAAAAGCGTGCTTATTTACTCACCGCAGTTGGCGCAAGCCAGATCCCGGACATCGATGTCATCTCACAACTCTGGGATAATGAAGGACTTTATCAGATGTGGCACCGAGGCATCACCCATTCAATTTTCCTGACACCAATATGGGCTGCTCTATTTATTTTACTATCATTCCTTCTGTTTAGAGTAAAAGATGCAAAACTATTTTTCCTTGGCTGGCTTGCAGTCATCATCCATAACACCAGCGATTTATTCAACGCCTGGGGAACTGGCTATCTCGAGCCATTTTCCAACATCAGAATTACATTCGGGACAATCCCCATCATAGATTTCGTTTTCTGGGTGATCCTTGGAACAGCGTTTGTAGCGTCAAGATTTAATAAAGTAAAAAGTCCAGCCTATTTCAAACTTGCATGGGTGTTCATTGCTCTGCATATCATTATCCAAAGTATCCAGGGCTGGGTACTCTACAATCAATATGAGGAAAATTATGATCAAATCGCTCTTTCTGCCGGGTTCGTTCCATGGACATTTACGGTAATCGCCAAGAATGAAGGTGAAGTTAATATTTATCAGGATAATCTTTTTACAGAAAGAAAGCTTCAATATGAGCTTACATCTGCTGAAAACGCTGATCTTAATGCTTTATTCGCTGAGAAACCTGAAGCTAAGACGCTTACTGAATGGTCCCCATTTGTTGTGATCGTCGACGATGGAGATAGGTTGGGAGTATACGATCCACGCTTCTACCGAAACGGACAATCCTTCCTGTTTGAATATATCGATAAAACTCAATAG